Proteins co-encoded in one Candidatus Tanganyikabacteria bacterium genomic window:
- a CDS encoding C40 family peptidase yields the protein MGEPIDRRAEYDALRAANPKLDMTLREYRDRMRKENSFAGLDRDNDGSLSRAELQKLDTYNGLASYRTDAAGSVSKADFLAGRRDDLAANREALVAKRYGALTAEERRDWTARHDADGDGNLSLEEYRAGREARRDARLGDMFDKLGARRSTLDLEPEDRLLARLDADGDGTLTREEFIAGVVADRRESVILDGTEGILAKIRAELDRQDATQQPGPKPGQQPGPKPGQQPGPKPGQQPGPKPGQQPGPEQGAEPKPGPKPGKDARADALRAKVVAAAKEYLGTPYLWAGSSKNGIDCSGLTLRAYEAIGKDLPHYSAAQSNLGRDVGPGKLKPGDLVFFDYSSARAGIDHVGMYVGKGQVIQAVSKGVSYASLSSLKDDIVDTSRLI from the coding sequence GTGGGCGAGCCGATCGATCGCCGCGCGGAATACGACGCGTTGCGGGCTGCGAATCCGAAACTCGACATGACGCTGCGCGAGTATCGGGACCGGATGCGCAAGGAAAACTCGTTCGCGGGGCTGGACAGGGACAACGACGGGTCGCTGTCGCGGGCCGAACTGCAAAAGCTCGATACCTACAACGGCCTGGCGAGCTACCGGACCGACGCCGCCGGCAGCGTCTCCAAGGCCGATTTCCTCGCCGGCCGGCGGGACGATCTGGCGGCCAACCGCGAGGCCCTGGTCGCCAAGCGGTACGGCGCCCTAACGGCCGAGGAGCGGCGCGACTGGACCGCCCGCCATGATGCCGACGGCGACGGCAACCTCTCGCTCGAGGAGTATCGCGCCGGCCGCGAGGCGCGGCGGGACGCGCGCCTGGGCGACATGTTCGACAAGCTCGGCGCGCGGCGCAGCACGCTGGATCTCGAACCCGAGGACAGGCTCCTGGCCAGGCTGGATGCCGACGGCGACGGCACGCTCACCCGCGAGGAGTTCATCGCCGGCGTCGTGGCAGATCGCCGGGAGTCCGTCATTCTCGACGGCACCGAGGGCATCCTCGCGAAGATCCGGGCGGAGCTGGACCGCCAGGACGCGACCCAGCAGCCCGGGCCGAAGCCCGGCCAGCAGCCCGGACCGAAACCCGGCCAGCAGCCCGGGCCGAAGCCCGGTCAGCAGCCCGGACCGAAACCCGGCCAGCAGCCCGGGCCCGAGCAGGGTGCCGAACCCAAGCCCGGTCCGAAGCCCGGCAAGGACGCCAGGGCCGACGCGCTGCGCGCGAAGGTCGTCGCGGCGGCCAAGGAGTATCTGGGGACGCCGTACCTCTGGGCAGGATCCAGCAAGAACGGCATCGACTGCTCCGGCCTCACGCTGCGGGCCTACGAGGCGATCGGCAAGGATCTGCCGCACTACTCGGCGGCGCAGTCGAATCTCGGGCGCGACGTGGGACCGGGCAAGCTCAAGCCGGGCGACCTGGTCTTCTTCGACTACTCTTCCGCCCGGGCCGGCATCGACCACGTGGGCATGTACGTAGGCAAGGGCCAGGTCATCCAGGCGGTCTCGAAGGGAGTCAGCTACGCCAGCCTCTCCTCGTTGAAGGACGACATCGTGGACACGTCGCGGCTGATCTGA